The nucleotide window ATCCAATCTACTACAAGATGAACAGGAAAGACAATTGTGGGATCCTTTTGCAGAACCGTCTGTTGCCGGCATTGTTAACGGCTATGGTCTCCAACCGCTTGTATATCTGGGGGATGTTGACAGTGCAGATGCTGTGAAAGACGTCTCAGCCGGCTTGCACTCAGAAGGTAAAAATGACATTATAGAGCTGACCGAGGATGACTATATTTCTGGGGATGAAGCTGAGTTAAGCGACTCTGACGTTGCCGATTTGTTGCAGATTAGTCCGGGTGTCAACATTATCAGGGATAGTTCCGTGCACCCTGCAAAGCCGGATGCCTCAGACCTTGAAAGCCCGGATATTACCATCATCTCGGACTCGGAAATGAAAGCCCTTATCTCAGACATACCTGGTGATGAGCAAGCAGATATTGCTTATGATTTTGATTCAGATATGAAGGAACTTATCCTGGACGGGCCGGATAGTGAAAATGCCGGCGGCACTGCTGGTTTTAGTTCAGACATAACAGAGCTCATAGCGGCGGCAGGCATATACGGAGGTGGAGAGATTGATAAGATTTCCGACACTGTGGAGCAGCACAGCCTGGTTGGCATGGAAGACATGTCAGCTCAGGAGCAGGAGCTTCTGATTAAAGATGAAATCGAAATGATAGAAAACTATATACTTACCGAGAGGTTTCTCTCAGCGATAAAGGCATATAATCAACTGCACGAAAGGTTTCCCAACAATACTGAAATAAAGCAGAATCTGGACAATTTACGGACATCCGCCAGGTTGTTGGATAAAGATGAAAACGCATTAATCAGAAAGCTTGATTTTTTGAAAGGCCGTTTAAAGGAAAAAATGAGGGGGGTAAGTGTCGGACCTGCTTACAGCTAATGCAGGGCGCATAGGGCGGTTAAAGGAAACACTGCGGCAGCGCAATGTTGGAGCTCTCCTTGTGGTTACTCTTGCAAACATCCGGTATCTTACGGGTTTTAGCGGCTCAAGTGGTTTTTTGCTGATAAGCCGGCAGGGGGATTTCTTTTTTACAGATTTCCGGTATAAAGAGCAAAGCGAGGCTGAGGTGTCGGGTGCAGAAGTTATAATAACCGAAAACGACAGTATCAACTTCATAACCGGTTTTATGAAGGAAAAGTTAGGGTTACAGGATTTTTTCTTTGAGGATATGGCCACGTTCAGGCAATATCGGCAGTTTAAGAAGGACTGTGAGGTCAGCCCGATGCAGGATGTGGTGGAGGAGCTGCGTGTACAAAAGGATGAATCAGAGGTGGACTTAATTGCCAGGGCTATAGAGAGAGCGGAGTGTGCCTTTAAAGAGGTGCGGCCGTACATAAGGGTTGGGGTTTCTGAGCGTGAAATCGCACTGAGGCTTGAGGAGAATCTGAAAAAAGCCGGAGTCCGTAAATTGCCCTTTGACACGATAGTGGCCTCGGGTGCCAACTCAGCGGTAGTACATGCTAAACCCACGGATAAAACACTGGAGGCGGGGGATTTAGTGCTGATAGACTGGGGAGGTGAGTGTGAGGGGTATTGTTCGGATATGACGAGGACTTTTTTATTAAGAGGCGGGGATATATCAAAGAAGTGTGAAATATATGAGACGGTACATGGGGCAAATGAGGCGGGCCGAAACGGAGTAGCTCCGGGCATGACTGCCGCTGAGACAGATGCTTTAGCAAGGGACTTTATTGGAAAAGCGGGATATGGCGGCTGCTTTGGGCATTCAACCGGTCACGGTGTAGGGCTTGACGTCCATGAGGCCCCCTACATCAGAAGCTACGGTATTGAGACTAACTTACGGCAGGGGATGGTCTTTACGATAGAGCCGGGGATATACATAAGCGGCCTGGGCGGCGTTAGAATCGAGGACATGGTATGTGTTGGTGCAAATAATGGTAAAACATTAACTACACTACCGAGAGAACTTGAAATATTGTAGTGTTAATGAATAAAGTATTGCGGGAAATCGGC belongs to Nitrospirae bacterium YQR-1 and includes:
- a CDS encoding Xaa-Pro peptidase family protein, encoding MSDLLTANAGRIGRLKETLRQRNVGALLVVTLANIRYLTGFSGSSGFLLISRQGDFFFTDFRYKEQSEAEVSGAEVIITENDSINFITGFMKEKLGLQDFFFEDMATFRQYRQFKKDCEVSPMQDVVEELRVQKDESEVDLIARAIERAECAFKEVRPYIRVGVSEREIALRLEENLKKAGVRKLPFDTIVASGANSAVVHAKPTDKTLEAGDLVLIDWGGECEGYCSDMTRTFLLRGGDISKKCEIYETVHGANEAGRNGVAPGMTAAETDALARDFIGKAGYGGCFGHSTGHGVGLDVHEAPYIRSYGIETNLRQGMVFTIEPGIYISGLGGVRIEDMVCVGANNGKTLTTLPRELEIL